Sequence from the Fulvivirga ligni genome:
CTTTTGACACCGCTGTAAAGTCCAAACCCGCACCATTGTATGATTCCAGCTTCGCCAGCAGAGTTTCATTAGGAAACTTTGATGATGACATGGAAAAGATCAAGGACTTTGATTGGATTATTGAAGTAGTAGTAGAGAACCTTGATATTAAAAAGAAGGTGTTTGATCAGGTAGAAAAATACCGTAAGCCTGGCACACTAATCACATCTAACACTTCAGGTATTCCTATTCACCTGATGCTGGATGGTAGAAGTGAAGATTTTCAAAAGCATTTCTGTGGTACCCACTTCTTTAACCCACCGAGATACTTAAAATTATTAGAAATCATCCCTACGCCAAAGACAGACCCTGAAATAGTGGACTTCTTTATGCACTACGGAGATCTTTACCTGGGTAAAACTACTGTATTATGTAAGGATACCCCTGCATTTATTGCTAACCGTGTAGGTATCTACGCCATATTAAAGGTGATAGAAACTATGCAAAAGCTGGATCTGAATGTAGATGAAATAGATAAACTTACAGGTCCTGTTATTGGCCGTCCTAAATCTGCCACCTTCAGAACTTCTGATGTAGTAGGTTTAGATACTTTGGTGAAAGTGGCGAATGGTCTTTACCAGGGTTTACCTAACGATGAAGGCAGAGAGACCTTTAAATTACCAGAGGTAGTTTCTAAGCTGGAAGAAAATAAATGGCTTGGAGATAAAACTGGTCAGGGTTTCTATAAGAAAACCAAAGATGAAAACGGTAAGACAGAGATACTTACGTTAGATCTTAAAACATTAGAATACCAACCTAAAGCCAAGGTGAAATTTGGAACTCTTGAGGCAACCAAGCCCATAGAAAATCTGAAAGAACGTTTCAAGGCTTTATTTGCCGGAAAAGATAAAGCAGGTGAATTCTACAGAGATTCATTCTACGCATTATTCAAATATGTTTCTAACCGAATTCCTGAAATAGCAGATGAGCTTTACAAAATAGACGATGCTATCTGTGCTGGTTTCGGTTGGGAAGTAGGACCTTTCGCCACCTGGGATGCCGTGGGAGTGAAAAAGTCTGTAGAGAAGATGGAAGAAATGGGCTACAAGCCAAACCGATGGGTTTATGATATGCTTGATGCCGGCTTCGACTCCTTCTACACGGTGAAAGATGGTCTGAAGCATTATTACGATATTGAATCTAAGTCATACAAAGCTATTCCTGGCGCTGAAGAATACATCATTCTTGATGATATCAGAGGTAGCAAAAAACTTTGGGGTAACGCAGGAGCTACCATTTTCGATCTTGGAGATGGAGTGATCAACGTGGAATTCCATAGTAAAATGAATACCCTGGGAAGTGAGGTAGTTGAAGGTATCAACAAAGCCATCGATATGGCTGAGAAAGATTACAGAGGCCTTGTTATTGGTAATCAGGGGGCACAGTTCTCTGCTGGTGCTAACCTGGGTCTGGTATTCATGTATGCCATAGAGCAAGAATATGATGAGATCGATTTTATGATCCGTCACTTCCAAAATACCATGATGAGAGTGCGTTACTCTTCAGTGCCGGTAGTGGTAGCTCCTCATGCATTAACCTTGGGCGGTGGTTGTGAAATGACCATGCACGCTGACATAGTGCAGGCAGCAGCGGAAACTTATATCGGACTGGTAGAAGTGGGTGTTGGCCTTATCCCTGGCGGTGGTGGTACAAAAGAACTCACCAAGAGAGTGTCTGATGCTATAGAAGAGGGTGATGTTGAGCTGAATGCACTTCAAAACTCCTTCATGAACATTGCTACCGCAAAAGTGGCTACCTCTGCTCATGAAGCGATTGGAATGAACATTCTAAGACCTCAGGATAAAATTACCATTAACAAAGACAGACAAATTGCTGATGCCAAGGCCACTGTACTTGAGCTAGCCGATGCGGGTTATACACAACCTATCCAGGCTACTAATATAAAAGTACAGGGTAAAACCGGTATGGCACTTTTCATGGCCGGAGTTAGCGGTATGAGAATGGGTAGATACATATCAGACCATGATGTGAAAATAGCCAACAAGATAGCTTACGTAATGAGTGGAGGAGACCTTTCCTACCCTCAGGAAGTTTCCGAGCAGTACCTTCTAGACCTGGAAAGAGAAGCCTTCCTTTCCCTTACAGGAGAAAAGAAAACGCTGGAAAGAATCCAAAGCATCTTAACCACAGGTAAACCATTGAGAAATTAGATATTGAGTTAATAGTTATTGGTGAATTAGTTATTAAAACTATAACCAATAACCCATTAACTGAATAACCAATAACTAAAGAAATAATGAACGCATATATAATAAAAGGATATAGAACAGCGGTAGGTAGGGCTAAAAAGGGTGGCTTCAGATTCACTCGTCCTGATGACCTGGCCGTGGAAACTATCAAACATTTGGTAAGCTCTATTGAGGGGCTTGAAAATGAGATGGTTGATGATGTTATCGTTGGAAATGCTGTACAAGAGGCTGAGCAGGGAATGCAGATGGGAAGAATGATTTCCCTTATGGCATTAGGTATTGAAACACCAGGAATGGTGATCAACCGTTACTGTGGGTCTGGCCTGGAAGCAATTCATTTGGCCTCAGCCAAAATTAATGCTGGTATGGCTGATGTAGTAATTGCCGGTGGTACAGAATCCATGTCTATGGTACCTGTAATGGGTTATAAGACAGCGCTTAACTATAAAATAGCCTCTGAGCATCCTGACTACTACACCAGCATGGGATTAACTGCTGAACAGATAGCACAGGAATGGAAGATCTCCAGGGATGAGCAGGATCAGTTTGCTTACAATTCGCATATGAAAGCCGTGGCGGCTCAGAAAGATGGTAAGTTCAAAGATGAAATCTTGCCTATCACTGTGAAGGAAACCTATGTTGAAAACGGTAAAAAGAAAAACAGAGAATACGTAGTGGATACTGATGAAGGTCCAAGAGCTGATACCAGCGTGGAAGTTTTAGGAAAACTAAGACCAGTATTTGCCGCAGGTGGATCCGTTACGGCCGGTAACTCATCTCCTACTAATGACGGTGCTGCTTTTGTGGTAGT
This genomic interval carries:
- a CDS encoding 3-hydroxyacyl-CoA dehydrogenase/enoyl-CoA hydratase family protein — translated: MRRINKVAVLGSGIMGSRIACHFANIGVKVLLLDIVPRELNDQEKKKGLTLEDKAVRNRIVQQSFDTAVKSKPAPLYDSSFASRVSLGNFDDDMEKIKDFDWIIEVVVENLDIKKKVFDQVEKYRKPGTLITSNTSGIPIHLMLDGRSEDFQKHFCGTHFFNPPRYLKLLEIIPTPKTDPEIVDFFMHYGDLYLGKTTVLCKDTPAFIANRVGIYAILKVIETMQKLDLNVDEIDKLTGPVIGRPKSATFRTSDVVGLDTLVKVANGLYQGLPNDEGRETFKLPEVVSKLEENKWLGDKTGQGFYKKTKDENGKTEILTLDLKTLEYQPKAKVKFGTLEATKPIENLKERFKALFAGKDKAGEFYRDSFYALFKYVSNRIPEIADELYKIDDAICAGFGWEVGPFATWDAVGVKKSVEKMEEMGYKPNRWVYDMLDAGFDSFYTVKDGLKHYYDIESKSYKAIPGAEEYIILDDIRGSKKLWGNAGATIFDLGDGVINVEFHSKMNTLGSEVVEGINKAIDMAEKDYRGLVIGNQGAQFSAGANLGLVFMYAIEQEYDEIDFMIRHFQNTMMRVRYSSVPVVVAPHALTLGGGCEMTMHADIVQAAAETYIGLVEVGVGLIPGGGGTKELTKRVSDAIEEGDVELNALQNSFMNIATAKVATSAHEAIGMNILRPQDKITINKDRQIADAKATVLELADAGYTQPIQATNIKVQGKTGMALFMAGVSGMRMGRYISDHDVKIANKIAYVMSGGDLSYPQEVSEQYLLDLEREAFLSLTGEKKTLERIQSILTTGKPLRN
- a CDS encoding thiolase family protein, with the protein product MNAYIIKGYRTAVGRAKKGGFRFTRPDDLAVETIKHLVSSIEGLENEMVDDVIVGNAVQEAEQGMQMGRMISLMALGIETPGMVINRYCGSGLEAIHLASAKINAGMADVVIAGGTESMSMVPVMGYKTALNYKIASEHPDYYTSMGLTAEQIAQEWKISRDEQDQFAYNSHMKAVAAQKDGKFKDEILPITVKETYVENGKKKNREYVVDTDEGPRADTSVEVLGKLRPVFAAGGSVTAGNSSPTNDGAAFVVVMSEKKVKELGLEPVARMVSYAVAGVEPRIMGVGPTYAVPKALDRAGLKLNDIDLIELNEAFAAQSISVIRDLDMDMSKVNVNGGAIALGHPLGSTGARLSITLLNEMRRRQGSKYGMVTACVGGGQGVAGIYEFLK